The Salmo salar chromosome ssa06, Ssal_v3.1, whole genome shotgun sequence sequence AAATGTTTAgcttctatgtggtaaatggcacgtgtgtgtatatagattgtgtataggcttgtctcccatatgaatcttctcttagtgccagactgggttcaaatgccttctgtttatttttttctgtatatgtatgtatgtatgtatgtatgtatgtatgtatgtatgtatgtatgtatgtatgtatgtatgtatgtatgtatgtatgtatgtatgtatgtatgtatgtatgtatgtatgtacagttgaagtcggaagtttacatacacttaggttggagtcattaaaactcatttttcaaccactccacaaatttcttgttaacaaactatagttttggcaagtcggttaggacatctactttgtgcatgacacaagtaatctttccaacaattgtttacagactatagattatttcacgtataattcattgtatcacaattccagtgggtcagaagtttacatacactaagttgactgtgcctttaaacagcttggaaaattccagaaaatgatgtcatggctttagaagcttctgataggcttattgacataatttgagtcaattggaggtgtacatgtggatgtatttcaaggcctaccttcaaactcagtgcctctttgcttgacatcatgggaaaatcaaaagaaatcagccaagacttcagaataaaaattgtacacctccacaagtctggttcattcttgggagcaatttccaaatgcctgaaggtaccacgttcatgtgtacaaacaatagtacgcaagtataaacaccattggaccacacagccatcataccgctcaggaaggagacacattctgtctcctagagatggacgtactttggtgcgaaaagtgcaaataaatcccagaacaacagcaaaggaccctgtgaagatgctggaggaaacaggtacaaaagtatctatatccacactaaaacgagtcctatatggacataacctgaaaggccgctcagcaaggaagaagccactgctccaaaaccgccataaaaaagccagactgtggtttgcaactgcacatggggacaaagttcttactttttagagaaatgtcctctggtctgatgaaacaaaaatataactttttggtcataattaccatcgttatgtttggaggaaaaagggggaagcttgcaagccgaagaacaccatcccaaccgtaaagcatggGGGTGgtagtatcatgttgtgggggagcttgctgcaggagggacaggtgcacttcacaaaatagatggcatcatgtggagggaaaatgatgtggatatattgaagcaacatctcaagacatcagtcaggaagttaaagcttggtcgcaaatgggtcttccaaatggacaatgactccaagcatacttccaaagttgtggcaaaatggcttaaggacaacaaagtcaaggtattggagttgccatcacaaagccctgacctcaatcctatagaaaatttgtgggcagaactgaaaaagcgtaggCGAAcgaggaggcctagaaacctgactcagttacaccagctctgtcaggaggaatgggacaaaattcacccaacatattgtgggaagcttgtggaaggctacccaaaacgtttgacccaagttaatcaatttaaaggcaatgctaccaaatatcaattgagtgtatgtaaacttctgacccactgggaatgtgatgaaagaaataaaagctgaaataaataattctctctactattattcagacatttcacattcttaaaataaagtggtgatcctaactgacctaagacagataatttttactaggattaaatgtcaggaattgtgaaaaactgagtttaaatgtatttggctaaggtgtatgtaaacttcctacttcaactgtatgtatgtatgtatgtatgtatgtatgtatgtatgtatgtatgtatgtatgtatgtatgtatgtatgcagtatatatgtgtgtatgtatattttaTGCTCTAGGGATATAATTATTGCTTGGATAACCTTATTTACTATTATGGATTCAGTTTTACCTTACATTTTTTCACTCTTCATGCGATGCGCAATGCAGAGAACACGGGAAGAATAATTCTTTTTAATtaccacagtgaattattgtaatatttgtttatgtgtcaattaatcccataagggatgggttgccaattggCAATTTGACACAAAAATAACATGTCATTCAGTCATTCATGTACCTTACTGCCTTTAGATAAACAGTAGACCTATAGTTTTTAATTGTTCATTACCTCTCCTCAGGTTGGGGCTGCCTGTCGACGTAGACTTCATTTACATACACATGGCATGTAGAACAGGCCCACGAAGCCTCATATGCACCTGAGTATAAACACAGTACCAGATGGTAACAGAACAGATCACAAGTAGACTATGAAATGCAGGCACTGTTGTCTTTCCAAGTAGTATActaagagagaaagacaatacatTTCAACCTCTTGAGGAACCCATGTCTTTGATCATGGACATAAATGTGGGATGGATAGAGGATGTTGTCCTCCACATGAGCCTTCACTGGGATTCTCTGTCCTGAGTGGGCTATGTAAACAACTTTAACTCTGCAGACAAGTGACAGAGAGCAAAACAATTGGACTCCAAGAAAATGATGCTACTTTGTAGGCAAAAAGATAAGCAAATGGTGGCACTCCCAAACAGAAGGCCTATTTCAGTTTCTtttaacacacacatagaaaatAGGCAAAAAAAATTTGGCCCAATTTCAAAGACATTTCTTCATTTCAACACCTGGTTATAAAGACTCTGTAATAGACTATTTGTACAAATGTTTCAAATTATACAAACTAAAGTATTACAGTTTATCCTATGGTAGTTTCAATGAGCAGCAATAGCCCAAAGGCCGGCAGATGGCAAAATTGAGTCATGTCATCTTACCGTCCAAAGGCTATACATATGCTCGTATCCCCGTGGACTGGTTCATACataaaacattctccattcaACCTGCAAATAAGGttttcactagttaccacagtcacaaagtcaaaatggctatatcgtaaaaatgtatgaaaattcaaattagctttttggtcttaatttaaggttagggttaggttagcagTGAGTTTTgattagggttaggttaaaaTCAGATtataagaagataaattgtagaattattatgactttgtggctgtggtaactagtgacaaccatgCCAGAAGTGGATAATGCCTAGGAATGCTAGTCCCGGATGTTGAGTAATGCGTTCTGACAATCAGGTTGCTGCAGTCTGTTGTTTACGCCTGGCTAACCTAACAAAGCAGGTGTAAAAGAAAACGCCTgagccaggggcgaaaatctgatatcaactttggaggggacaattacatgaaattttctcaagagcaattcctgagggggacaccaaaagtagtgctgtaacacatagcctacattgtaatatggtaaatgtatattgaggaaccaaagaaataaggtgtttgccgtactcctaactaccggtacccaaaactacacaactaatcacaacagcaataccattgcctttaacaaatcttagttcagtcaccagtttaagttgagagtgggggtatccatggcattttccaattatgttcctattttacaagtaaaaaaaatggagaacctttcataatgttgccaaacaaagacttaacaaacttacctgagactccctgtctctgccagtctgtccctgcatatctgtccccagctctgctgtctgtgtgccatctgttgcctgctctgcctaatgacatcattgtgaaacatttccattagaatttcatttctttcttatgaacattttatcaactagtctttgagatattaggctactagggttcttactatgcgttttggtgtattgaaaaatactctgatgtccgtcttttatttttctgccatttttctacctggctggctggctggtttacacacacacacaatgtgtaggttatttacagtaggagatgggcttctatcatcttcaatcattctatttgggcttcgatctaaaaggtagctagcaaatgtgaaacagaTTAAAATGActagagttgacagctgtatgagttcaccatttacacaacatatgctgcaaccttttgtaattttaatagtttgtttcatattggctggcttccaacaatagctgaatttgcaaagctagcgagcaccaattcagtttcagtggtgtttgctataatctttgctacccgggttaaataaaggtgaaataaaataaataaataaaagttcccttgcgacaatttagcttttgcaacgagaccattaaatatatttaagacaatggtagaagagagtgtcgttctgttcagtttggacttcagtttatcgctaaccttatcacagggactttgaagcactaacttacatcatctgcatgctgaacttggaataaattgacaatagcaaagattccatctttgacgacgccacataaatggaataggtactagctagctcaatagttaatatttgcgtgctagctctgcatattcagctagtgtgtgtgcgcgattgactggattaacctcacgtcagttacgtgcattgagtgcctttcagacagtagatacgacctctctgttacctagcaagctaaggaactggcagtggatcaaaccattgtgaggcaaagggtgggggggtcgcaatcttttgaaacttaaaaacgccctattaagtgtctataatcagcacaattgctttcattgcgtattattaatattatttaaattacatagttatgtttcagtgatatattgggggggacaaatcatatttttcccaggatgggggggtcgtgtccccccgtcccccccgggatttccgcccctggcctGAGCGGAGTTCCCACATCCGGTtttcagaggggaaaaaaac is a genomic window containing:
- the LOC106607049 gene encoding ferredoxin-2, mitochondrial, encoding MPADGRAGNRWHTDSRAGDRYAGTDWQRQGVSGAYEASWACSTCHVYVNEVYVDRQPQPEERRTRLRCQIILTPEMDGIGVTLPKVTRNFYVDGHVPAHH